The following coding sequences are from one Streptomyces sp. NBC_00536 window:
- a CDS encoding NADH-quinone oxidoreductase subunit M: protein MSFPLLTATAALPAVGAILTAAVPAARRTAAKWLALLVSLATLALAALVAVRFEPSGDRFQLTESHSWIKDFGVRYELGVDGIGVALIALTALLIPFVIAAGWHDADPLETHSSRWRPTQGFFALILLVEAMVIVSFEATDVFLFYIFFEAMLIPMYFLIGGFGDRAHSGSDENAAAQRSYAAVKFLLYNLAGGLIMLAAVVGLYVVAGNFSLQEIIEARAAGTLDMSQGTERLLFLGFFFAFAVKAPLWPLHTWLPNAMGEATAPVAVLITAVVDKVGTFAMLRFCLGLFPEASKWATPVVLVLALISIVYGALLAVGQRDIKRLVAYASISHFGFIILGIFAMTSQGQSGATLYMVNHGLSTAALMLVAGFLISRRGSRLMADYGGVQKVAPVLAGTFLIGGLATLSLPGLAPFVSEFLVLVGTFARYPAVGIIATFGIVLAALYTLVLYQRTMTGPIKEEVAATMPDLRLREVLVVAPLIALLIGLGVYPKPLTEIVNPAVKHTMSDVKQHDPKPTVPVPSVEAAK from the coding sequence ATGAGTTTCCCGCTTCTGACGGCGACGGCGGCGCTGCCCGCGGTCGGCGCGATCCTGACGGCGGCCGTACCGGCCGCCCGCAGGACCGCCGCCAAGTGGCTCGCGCTGCTGGTCTCGCTGGCGACGCTGGCGCTGGCCGCCCTCGTCGCGGTCCGCTTCGAACCGAGCGGCGACCGCTTCCAGCTCACCGAATCCCACTCCTGGATCAAGGACTTCGGGGTCCGCTACGAACTGGGCGTGGACGGCATCGGGGTGGCGCTGATCGCGCTCACCGCCCTGCTGATCCCGTTCGTGATCGCGGCGGGCTGGCACGACGCCGACCCCCTGGAGACGCATTCATCGCGCTGGCGGCCGACCCAGGGTTTCTTCGCCCTGATCCTGCTGGTCGAGGCGATGGTGATCGTCTCCTTCGAGGCCACCGACGTCTTCCTCTTCTACATCTTCTTCGAAGCCATGCTGATCCCGATGTACTTCCTCATCGGCGGCTTCGGGGACCGGGCACACTCCGGGTCCGATGAGAACGCGGCCGCGCAGCGCTCGTACGCGGCGGTCAAGTTCCTCCTCTACAACCTGGCCGGCGGGCTCATCATGCTGGCCGCGGTCGTCGGGCTGTATGTGGTCGCGGGGAACTTCTCCCTCCAGGAGATCATCGAGGCCCGCGCCGCCGGCACCCTGGACATGTCCCAGGGCACCGAACGCCTGCTGTTCCTCGGTTTCTTCTTCGCCTTCGCGGTCAAGGCCCCGCTGTGGCCGCTGCACACCTGGCTGCCCAACGCGATGGGCGAGGCCACCGCACCGGTCGCCGTCCTGATCACCGCGGTGGTCGACAAGGTCGGCACCTTCGCGATGCTCCGCTTCTGCCTCGGCCTCTTCCCCGAGGCCAGCAAGTGGGCCACGCCGGTCGTCCTGGTCCTGGCCCTGATCAGCATCGTCTACGGCGCGCTGCTCGCGGTCGGCCAGCGCGACATCAAGCGGCTGGTCGCCTACGCCTCGATCTCGCACTTCGGCTTCATCATCCTGGGCATCTTCGCGATGACCTCCCAGGGCCAGTCCGGCGCCACCCTCTACATGGTCAACCACGGCCTGTCGACGGCGGCGCTGATGCTGGTCGCCGGATTCCTGATCTCGCGCCGCGGCTCCCGGCTCATGGCCGACTACGGCGGCGTGCAGAAGGTCGCCCCGGTGCTCGCCGGGACCTTCCTGATCGGCGGCCTGGCCACCCTCTCGCTGCCGGGCCTCGCGCCCTTCGTCAGCGAATTCCTGGTCCTGGTGGGCACCTTCGCCCGCTATCCGGCCGTCGGCATCATCGCCACCTTCGGGATCGTGCTGGCCGCGCTCTACACGCTGGTCCTCTACCAGCGCACCATGACCGGCCCGATCAAGGAGGAGGTCGCCGCCACCATGCCCGACCTGCGCCTGCGGGAGGTGCTGGTGGTCGCCCCGCTGATCGCCCTGCTCATCGGGCTCGGCGTCTACCCGAAGCCGCTGACCGAGATCGTCAACCCGGCGGTGAAGCACACCATGTCCGACGTCAAGCAGCACGACCCCAAGCCCACCGTGCCGGTACCGAGCGTGGAGGCCGCCAAGTGA
- the nuoN gene encoding NADH-quinone oxidoreductase subunit NuoN produces MSTTVGLWALAADPIDKIPAPHIEYTQLSPTLIVLGAALIGVLVEAFVPRKARYYAQVFLTVAALASAFAAVVALAAGGYGTAKAHVAAMGAIAVDGPALFLQGTILLASVVAVFTFAERRLDPEAHGNRVDSFAAQAASVPGSDSEKAAVKAGFATTEVFPLMLFAVSGMLIFPAADDLLTLFVALEVFSLPLYLLCALARRQRLMSQEAAVKYFLLGAFSSAFLLFGIALVYGYAGSVSYSVIADVVDGTVQKIDPALAGTMGNDALLLIGGALILMGLLFKVGAVPFHMWTPDVYQGAPTPVTGFMAAATKVAAFGALLRLLYVVLPGLRWDWRPVMWGVAIVTMLAGAVIAITQTDVKRLLAYSSIAHAGFILAGVIATSKEGVSSVLFYLAAYSFVTIGAFAVVTLVRDAGGEATHLSKWAGLGRRSPLTAAVFAVFLLAFAGIPLTSGFAGKFAVFKAAAEGGAGALVVVGVISSAIAAFFYIRVIVLMFFSEPKADGPTVAVPSFLTMTTIAVGVAVTVVLGVAPQYFLELAGHASTFVR; encoded by the coding sequence GTGAGCACCACCGTGGGCCTCTGGGCCCTGGCCGCCGATCCGATCGACAAGATCCCGGCCCCGCACATCGAGTACACGCAGCTCTCGCCCACGCTGATCGTGCTGGGCGCGGCGCTGATCGGCGTCCTCGTCGAGGCGTTCGTACCGCGCAAGGCCCGCTACTACGCCCAGGTGTTCCTCACCGTCGCCGCGCTGGCCTCGGCCTTCGCGGCGGTGGTGGCGCTCGCCGCGGGCGGGTACGGCACCGCCAAGGCGCACGTCGCCGCGATGGGCGCCATCGCCGTGGACGGACCGGCGCTGTTCCTGCAGGGCACCATCCTGCTGGCGTCCGTCGTCGCCGTCTTCACCTTCGCCGAGCGGCGCCTGGACCCGGAGGCCCACGGCAACCGGGTGGACTCCTTCGCCGCGCAGGCGGCGTCCGTCCCGGGCAGCGACAGCGAAAAGGCCGCCGTCAAGGCCGGGTTCGCCACCACCGAGGTGTTCCCGCTGATGCTGTTCGCGGTCTCCGGGATGCTGATCTTCCCGGCGGCCGACGACCTGCTGACCCTGTTCGTGGCGCTGGAGGTCTTCTCCCTCCCGCTCTACCTGCTCTGCGCCCTCGCCCGCCGCCAGCGGCTGATGTCGCAGGAGGCCGCGGTCAAGTACTTCCTGCTGGGCGCCTTCTCCTCCGCCTTCCTCCTGTTCGGCATCGCGCTCGTCTACGGCTACGCGGGCTCCGTCTCGTACTCCGTGATCGCGGACGTGGTGGACGGCACCGTCCAGAAGATCGACCCGGCCCTCGCGGGCACCATGGGCAACGACGCGCTGCTGCTGATCGGCGGCGCGCTGATCCTGATGGGCCTGCTGTTCAAGGTCGGCGCGGTCCCCTTCCACATGTGGACCCCGGACGTCTACCAGGGCGCCCCGACCCCGGTCACCGGCTTCATGGCGGCGGCGACGAAGGTCGCGGCCTTCGGCGCGCTGCTGCGCCTGCTGTACGTGGTCCTGCCGGGCCTGCGGTGGGACTGGCGCCCGGTGATGTGGGGCGTCGCGATCGTCACGATGCTGGCGGGCGCGGTCATCGCGATCACCCAGACCGACGTGAAGCGGCTGCTGGCCTACTCCTCGATCGCGCACGCGGGCTTCATCCTGGCCGGTGTGATCGCCACCTCGAAGGAGGGCGTCTCCTCCGTCCTCTTCTACCTGGCGGCGTACTCCTTCGTGACGATCGGCGCCTTCGCCGTGGTCACGCTGGTGCGCGACGCGGGCGGCGAGGCCACGCACCTGTCCAAGTGGGCGGGCCTGGGCCGCCGTTCCCCGCTGACGGCGGCCGTCTTCGCGGTGTTCCTGCTCGCCTTCGCCGGCATCCCGCTGACCTCCGGCTTCGCCGGTAAGTTCGCGGTCTTCAAGGCGGCGGCGGAGGGCGGCGCGGGCGCGCTGGTCGTGGTCGGTGTGATCTCCTCGGCGATCGCGGCGTTCTTCTACATCCGGGTCATCGTGCTGATGTTCTTCAGCGAGCCGAAGGCCGACGGCCCGACCGTGGCCGTCCCCTCGTTCCTGACGATGACCACGATCGCGGTGGGCGTCGCGGTGACGGTGGTCCTGGGCGTGGCACCCCAGTACTTCCTCGAACTGGCCGGCCACGCGAGCACGTTCGTCCGCTGA